From Trichocoleus sp.:
ACTACAAATAAGATGAAATTGTGAACGTTAGATTGAGAGTAGTTGCGGTGCATCGTTGTGGCGATCGTGAATTGTTGTGGGCAATTCCTGGTGATACACGCCAGAAGGCATAACACCACAGCCCCCAAAGGTTTCCATGACTCGCAGTTGGGCTAAAACATCCTCACCGCAATGGTTTGGAGGTAGATCGCGCCAAAATTCATAGCCACCAACACTATTCAGCTTTGCCCGGTCATACAGCACACAGCCCCCCACCCAGGCAACGCGATAGGTGCGCGGACGATCGGGCGTGATGTGGAGCTGCTGTTGTACGTGGTAGAGATTGGCAGCATTATGAAGCTTGTAGCGTTCCCAGGCGGGCGTCCCCGATCGCACAACTTCTGGCTGAACTGCTCCATCCCAAAACTCAATAATCTGCTGATGTGGACGGACATCATCCTTGAAGCTCAAACCAATCACCGCAGAACCAACAAATCCACAGCCTTCAGCCTGAATCACATCCATCAAACATTGAACAACCCAAGGCTCTAAAATTAGGTCGTCATCCAGATATAGAACGTAAGGAGCCGTTGCCTGATCCAGCAAAAACTGCCGATGTTCTGCAACTCCCCGTCGCGGCAAGTGCCGATGGGTTGCGATCGATTGTCCATGTGCTTCGAGAACATGCAGCGCCGCCCGGACTTCTCCTGCTTCTAGAGAATTGCTGGATTCAGTCTGGTCAGAAACAATGACGCTGAAATCTCGATAGGTTTGGGCGCATAAACTCGTTAGCGTTACCGCCAGTGCCGCAGGACGATTACAGGTTGGAATGAGGATATCTAGAGTCGTCATATCTAAACCGTAAGCAAAGGAACAGGCAAATTGATCGGCAAATTGGAAGATGTTTCATGGAATAAATCGAGGACAGCCTCGACAACGGTTTCAGGCTCAACTAAACGCAAACAGTGATGATGCCCCTCTGGGCAAACGCTTTTATAGCAAATACGACAAGGAACATCGTGAAACAGAACTCGATTTGGCACTCCCCAGGGGGTATGCTGCAAATTTGTCAGTGCATATAAGTCAACGATCGCTGTTCCCACTGCCGCTGCCAAATGCACAGGTCCCGTATTATTGGAGAGCAGCAAAGGTGTGATCGACAGCAAAGCCGCTAATTCTGCAAGAGTCAGACGATCGACAAGCGAGAAGGAGGAAACACCCATCTCAGATTGAATTTGCTGCACTAATGCTTGTTCTGCCTGAGTTCCTGTAAAGACAATTTGCATCCCGGCATCCTGCACTAACTTGCGCGCAACGATCGCATATTGTTCAGGTGGATAGCGACGCGAGGGAGCCGTTGCACCAGGATGAAGGACGAGCCAGGGCTGATCCAGGATCAAGCCATCTGAAACGAGCAATGACTGGACGCGATCGATTGTTCCTGCCGGAATTTGAATCGCCATGCGCGTCTCTTGAATGTCAAAACCAACACTAGCAACCAAATCGAGCTGACGCTGAACTTCATGCCGAGTGAACTGTTCGGGTTCTGGATCTTTGACCCAATCTGTCAATAGCTGGTATACATTTTCGTGACAGTGGGCTAACCGCAGCGGAATATCTGCCATGTAGCATAAAAACGCTGATGGTAATGGATTTTGGCTATAAACCGTAAACACCACGGCTGCATCAAATTTTTCCTGCCTCAACCGCTCGATCATGGCGTATTCCGGTGAGCTACTGCTGCGGGGATCTGTTGCTTTGAGCCAGGGCGCATCATAGACAATTACCTGATCAATTTCAGGAATCAGGGGGGCAACTGTCGCGCCAGACGCAGAGGTGAGCAAGGTAATCCGACAGTCAGGGTGAGTTTTGAGGGCACGAATGGCAGGCGTTGTCATGAGAACGTCTCCGATCGAATCCAAGCGTACGCAAAGAATATTTTTAGCAGTATTCCAGGAAGACATAAGCAGTGAAGTTTTGTGAAAGTTTAACAGATGGTTTAACAGATGGTTTAACTGGAGTTTCAACTAAAAGTTAGGTTATAAATTTTGAATTTATCAAGGTAATTCAGCAATGTGAGATGGAGGCAGTTTTGAGAAGGAGCGAATTTTTGCAATCGTGTTTGTGGTAGAACGATCGTTGACAAAAGGAAGAATCTTAACAACTCCGCCCAAAGATTCAACTAAGTCAGCTTCAGGTAAAGTATTTCGGGTATAGTCTCCTCCTTTAACAAACACATCAGGACAAACAATTTGAATCAGGTGATGAGGCGTTGATTCAGAAAAAGGAACGACATGATCGACACAACCCAACGCAGCGAGCACTGTTAATCGATCGGTTAAAGCATTGACGGGTCGTCCAATTCCTTTTAGTTGACGCAC
This genomic window contains:
- a CDS encoding glycosyltransferase family A protein, whose product is MTTLDILIPTCNRPAALAVTLTSLCAQTYRDFSVIVSDQTESSNSLEAGEVRAALHVLEAHGQSIATHRHLPRRGVAEHRQFLLDQATAPYVLYLDDDLILEPWVVQCLMDVIQAEGCGFVGSAVIGLSFKDDVRPHQQIIEFWDGAVQPEVVRSGTPAWERYKLHNAANLYHVQQQLHITPDRPRTYRVAWVGGCVLYDRAKLNSVGGYEFWRDLPPNHCGEDVLAQLRVMETFGGCGVMPSGVYHQELPTTIHDRHNDAPQLLSI
- the waaF gene encoding lipopolysaccharide heptosyltransferase II, whose amino-acid sequence is MSSWNTAKNILCVRLDSIGDVLMTTPAIRALKTHPDCRITLLTSASGATVAPLIPEIDQVIVYDAPWLKATDPRSSSSPEYAMIERLRQEKFDAAVVFTVYSQNPLPSAFLCYMADIPLRLAHCHENVYQLLTDWVKDPEPEQFTRHEVQRQLDLVASVGFDIQETRMAIQIPAGTIDRVQSLLVSDGLILDQPWLVLHPGATAPSRRYPPEQYAIVARKLVQDAGMQIVFTGTQAEQALVQQIQSEMGVSSFSLVDRLTLAELAALLSITPLLLSNNTGPVHLAAAVGTAIVDLYALTNLQHTPWGVPNRVLFHDVPCRICYKSVCPEGHHHCLRLVEPETVVEAVLDLFHETSSNLPINLPVPLLTV